One genomic region from Jilunia laotingensis encodes:
- a CDS encoding tetratricopeptide repeat protein, with the protein MNEKAINNQYISILKLIGQKRLKEALAQLESFLWQCQDWELRNRLEQLKTSYSYMLQYMKQGIHDPERKKLYSKLLTDTLEIADQVRILLLDEVSPRYYHEIRKRRTQELTPYTTEALMHVLESFNDDLAVSGLLSDQNLDDVLKRHEDAQKYMFLQTWSNCDWNVEDEKQAQDMLQSELLPVNDLCLFTSSVTLSLMECFDLRKLMWLLDAYQQSNVLVSQRALVGVIFTFHIYSDRLGLYPELSNRLELLNEETSFDEDLMRVYRQILLSQETEKIDRKMREEIIPEMLKNVTSMRNMKFGFEESDEEKDDRNPDWGNIFENSPLSDKLREMNELQLEGADVYMSTFSQLKRFPFFQEPHNWFYPFDKQQSNVIKQVRKEGSQKNSLMDLILQSGFFCNSDKYSLFFTMLQFPQSQRDIIFSQLTEQQAEEFAEQSKAETLKKFSERPATVSNQYLHDLYRFFKLYNRKNEFRDIYKEKIELYKIPVLKNILNEEHKLAQIADYHLKKEHWAEATDLYKEIEQMNGLFSAQAEFYQKMGYAFQKQRKPDEAINAYLKADTIKPDNVWTNRHLATCYRLSRNFNKALEYYRKAEQAMPENHSIVFHIGSCLAELQQYDEALNYFFKLDFMESNCVKAWRGIGWCSFVSGKLEQASNYYNKVIETKPLPVDYLNAGHVAWVSGNIEKAADFYSRSKDMSGDKELFLEMFNKDMNYLLKMGITEDEIPLMLDLLY; encoded by the coding sequence ATGAATGAAAAAGCAATTAATAACCAATATATATCCATACTCAAATTAATCGGACAAAAACGATTGAAAGAGGCATTGGCACAACTGGAATCTTTCCTTTGGCAATGCCAGGACTGGGAACTACGAAACCGCTTGGAACAGCTAAAAACTTCTTATAGCTACATGTTGCAGTACATGAAGCAAGGAATACACGATCCCGAACGAAAAAAATTATACTCAAAACTACTGACAGATACCTTGGAAATAGCCGATCAGGTACGTATATTATTACTTGATGAGGTTTCACCAAGATACTACCACGAAATACGTAAAAGGCGCACACAAGAGCTAACTCCTTACACAACGGAAGCATTAATGCATGTACTGGAATCTTTCAACGACGATTTGGCAGTAAGCGGCCTATTGTCCGATCAAAATCTGGACGATGTGTTGAAACGCCACGAAGATGCACAAAAATATATGTTCCTGCAAACCTGGTCGAACTGCGACTGGAACGTAGAAGATGAGAAGCAAGCCCAAGATATGCTGCAATCAGAATTGCTCCCGGTAAATGATCTCTGCCTTTTCACAAGTTCAGTGACTTTAAGCCTCATGGAGTGTTTTGATTTACGCAAACTAATGTGGTTACTTGATGCATATCAACAAAGCAACGTATTGGTAAGTCAACGGGCACTTGTAGGAGTTATATTTACATTTCATATCTATAGTGACCGGCTCGGATTATATCCGGAATTAAGTAACCGGTTGGAACTTCTCAACGAAGAGACTTCTTTCGATGAAGACCTCATGCGTGTATACCGACAGATATTGCTAAGCCAGGAGACCGAGAAAATAGATCGGAAGATGCGAGAAGAAATAATCCCGGAAATGCTGAAGAACGTGACTTCAATGCGAAACATGAAATTCGGATTTGAAGAATCGGATGAAGAAAAAGATGACCGGAACCCGGATTGGGGTAATATTTTCGAGAATTCTCCATTAAGCGATAAGCTTCGAGAAATGAACGAATTGCAACTGGAAGGGGCAGATGTATATATGAGTACATTCTCCCAGTTAAAACGCTTTCCTTTCTTTCAAGAACCACACAACTGGTTCTACCCATTCGACAAACAACAATCGAATGTCATCAAACAAGTAAGGAAAGAGGGCAGTCAGAAAAATTCACTCATGGATCTCATTTTACAATCGGGCTTCTTCTGCAACAGTGACAAGTATTCACTATTTTTCACCATGTTGCAGTTTCCACAATCTCAGCGAGACATAATCTTCAGCCAGTTGACAGAACAACAAGCAGAAGAATTTGCCGAACAATCAAAAGCTGAGACTCTTAAAAAATTCTCCGAACGCCCAGCTACGGTAAGCAACCAATATTTGCACGACCTTTACCGGTTCTTCAAATTATATAACCGTAAAAATGAATTCAGAGATATCTACAAAGAGAAAATTGAACTGTACAAAATACCTGTTCTGAAAAATATTCTGAACGAAGAACATAAACTTGCTCAAATAGCAGACTATCACTTGAAAAAAGAACATTGGGCGGAAGCCACTGATCTATACAAAGAGATAGAACAGATGAATGGTTTATTCAGTGCGCAAGCAGAGTTTTATCAGAAAATGGGATATGCTTTCCAAAAACAGAGGAAACCGGACGAAGCGATCAATGCTTATCTGAAGGCAGACACCATAAAACCTGATAATGTATGGACTAACCGGCATTTGGCAACCTGTTACCGTTTATCAAGAAACTTCAATAAGGCTCTTGAATATTATAGGAAAGCCGAACAAGCGATGCCGGAAAATCACAGCATTGTCTTCCATATCGGAAGCTGCCTGGCAGAACTGCAACAATATGACGAAGCCTTGAATTATTTTTTCAAACTCGATTTTATGGAAAGCAATTGCGTAAAAGCATGGAGAGGAATCGGTTGGTGTTCGTTTGTCAGCGGTAAACTTGAACAAGCATCAAACTATTATAATAAAGTTATCGAAACGAAGCCTCTACCGGTCGATTATCTGAATGCCGGACATGTAGCTTGGGTATCCGGAAACATTGAAAAGGCTGCAGATTTCTATTCCCGGTCGAAAGACATGAGTGGAGATAAAGAACTCTTCTTAGAAATGTTCAACAAAGACATGAATTACCTGCTTAAAATGGGGATAACAGAAGATGAAATTCCGTTGATGCTGGATTTACTATATTAG